In Nicotiana tabacum cultivar K326 chromosome 17, ASM71507v2, whole genome shotgun sequence, one DNA window encodes the following:
- the LOC142171987 gene encoding uncharacterized protein LOC142171987 yields MGENKINHTHPLFVHPSDTSSSVLIPVQLKESENYGLWWRSMKITLQAKRKLGFVDGKHTQALFPAALHENWKTCNTIVLSWIMNTVSPDLLSGIMYASNAQAVWEDLRERLDKVNRRRIYQLHREIATISRY; encoded by the coding sequence atgggggaaaacaaAATTAATCATACTCATCCGTTGTTCGTGCATCCGTCAGATACTTCGAGCTCAGTGCTAATTCCGGTTCAGCTCAAAGAATCCGAGAACTATGGCTTGTGGTGGAGATCGATGAAGATTACACTTCAAGCCAAGCGAAAGCTAGGGTTCGTTGATGGTAAACACACCCAGGCCTTATTTCCGGCAGCATTGCATGAGAATTGGAAAACTTGTAACACTATAGTCCTTTCATGGATTATGAATACTGTATCACCAGATTTACTCAGTGGGATAATGTATGCATCGAATGCCCAAGCTGTATGGGAGGATCTTCGTGAAAGGCTTGACAAAGTCAATCGAAGGAGGATCTATCAGCTACATAGGGAAATTGCAACAATATCAAGGTACTGA